The genomic segment AAGATACTCAAACAAGGAAAATGATTTTGTACAATAAAAATACCCTATGGCTAAATATTTGGAGGAAGATTGAGATTTGATATTTTTGATTAATTTAGAATTAAACTTTGTAAACAATTGCATTTTTAAAATAAGTATATGGCACAGTATATTAACGTAGTTCCGGAAGTACTTAAATCAATAAGACTATCTATTGGAATGGATCTCGCCAAGATTTCAAAAAAGACTAAAATTCCACTTGATGATTTAAAAAGCTTTGAGTCAACGACAGGGAAAAAACCTTCACTTAGTGAGCTAAGTTTACTTGCAAAAGCTTATAACAAACCATTAGCTGCATTACTCCTTTATAAACCAATCAAAAAGCCATTACAAAAAGATAGAAAGAACTGTTAACTCAGAACAGGTTGGGATCTTTGACTTGAAAACTAAAGGTTGTTAAACGTACAAGAGCACTCTCACAGACTCTTTACTTCAACTAAAAGAGAACTGGGAATGAAAATTGTAAGGTTTTCGGATGATGCAGGCCTAAATGATGATCCTGTAAAAGCAGCAAATCATTTCAGAAAAAAATGGGAACTGGATGAAATAAAGGAATTACCCAATAATGATGCTGCTTTAGAAGGATTAATAGAAAAAGTTGAAGATCTCAGTATTGCTGTTTTCCAATTACCACTTACAAAAGATAACCTAAGAGGATTCTCAATTATTGATGAAGAGATTCCAATAATTGTAATTAAAAGAGGTGGAGACCCAGCTACAGCAAAAATCTTCACACTATTTCACGAAGTTGGACACCTCCTATTAAATGAGGCTGGTATTTGTGATGTAGGTTTCGGTAATCAACAAAAAATTGAGAAGTGGTGTAATGCTTTTGCATCCGAAATCCTCGTTCCCAAAAAATGAATTATTACGAAATGTTATTGTTAAAAAATATATAAGTGTTGGTAATAAAGAATGGTTAAGTAAAGATTTAGTTGAAATTGAGGGAAGAAGAGTTTTATGTAAAAACTGTACTATGAAGACAAATTGAATTCGTGGAATAAACCACCCTTTGGTAGGGCTAAAGAACCGGAGGGAAGAAATATTCCTAAAGAAATAGTAAAAGAAAGAGGTAGAACATTTATAAGTTTAGCATTTGATGCTTATAAACAGAATAGAATTAATATCAAGGAATTATCTGATTACCTTGGTGCTAAACTGAATTACATACCTAAAATCCGCGAACATTTGTATGGCTAATGAATGAGCACAGACTTATTTAATCAAAATATTTACGTTATTGATACAAGCTCACTCATAAACCTTCAGGAAAAATTCGATTATAACAATCCAGTATTCAAAGCTATTTGGGAAGAAATTGAAGAATTAATTCTTATTGATAATTTATTGACAATAGATTTTGTTGAAAAAGAAATTATTGATGATTATCTGGGTAAAAAGGATTTTTTAATAAAATGGATGAAGCGATTTAAGCGGAGAAGAAAATTTGTTAAAAAATCTGATGAGTCAGTAATTAATGAGGCAATACCGATTATTAATAGTGAATTTAATACCGGCTTTTTTAAGAAAGAAAAAATTGAAAAAGGGAAAGATGAAGCCGACCCTTATCTTATAGCTTTCTGTAAATTAAATGGTTACATACTTATTTCTGATGAAAAGAAATTTGTATCAAATAAGATTCCAGAAGTGGCAAAGAAAAATGGAGTAAGATGTATTAATCTTTATGAATTTTTTGAAGAACGTGGTTTGAAGATGGTAAGAAAAAATAGCAGTTAGATTAAGTTATTAATTAGATTTCTACGCGGAAAAATTGAAATTCATAAAAAGAATATTTGGAAGAATAAAAAATGCATTATCTCGTAACAAAGAAATCTTAAACAATTATAAAGTTGGATTCTATGTTCCCGCAAAGTTCCAACAAACATCATTCTTAAAACCTATGATTGGGCAATTGAGCAAAGAGATAAAGGGTGTGCATTCGTTCTGGTTTTCATTCAAAAATAGAAAAAGATGTATTTGATATTTTAGTAAAGGCAGTCAACCAATTATTTTGGTACTTGCAGAGGATTATTCAAACGATGGGATAAAGGAATAATGAACTTTATCATTGAAAACCGCTTGTTAGTCGTCGGTCAATTTGCCGATAAAGTAAAAGACCAACTAATGAAACAGGAAAAAAAGAAATAATTTTATCATAGAAATTTCGAGACCAAAATATTCTTGGCTATGCAACAAAGGGTGGTAATGTAAGTCAATTAGAAATATGTTTCCAAATAAAATAATTTCATAAATTATTTATAACATATTTAGTCAATCCTTAAAAACCCCGAACAGATAAGGAAGGGATGAAAAAGATAGGGAAATCACAGATCAGTTTATTCTTTTTATAAAAGACACACTGGATCAGAAGCATCCATTATTCATATTGGAAGAAGAGCTGGAGCAGAACCAGTGAATCGGCATCTGAAGTCAGATCATAGGATGAAAAAGAAACTTTTACAAAGGGTTAGTTGGTGACTCTATAAATGTAATGCTATCTTCAAGCATATAATTTCAAAAGGATGATGAGAAAATGGAGATCATCTTTTTATTATTTTTTTATCGTCAGATTAGTTTACTATTATTTCTTTGCTATAGGCAAAGCTAGGCTATTTTCAAGAAAGTTATTTACTCACCAAAAGAAATTTGGGTTTTTAAGGGTTGACATAATAGAATTGAGACAGTGATAATTCTCCAGTTGATGTTTCTCTAAGCACTGCTTTTAATCGAACTATAATAGAATTGAAAACCAGTTGGCATTTTGCAGTTTCAAGGTCTGGTTAATAAAAACAAAAGCAAACAGCGACACTTTATGGGCAAAAACATTCGGAGGTGTAAATGATGATTATGGCTGGTCTGTAAACAAAAAACAACTGATAGTGGATTTGTAATTGGTGCTGAGAAAGATGCTGCATCTCAAAAACCTGATGTCTTGATTGTGAAAAGTAGATAAATCCTGGCAAAAGATTTGGCAGAAATTATGTGGCTCGACGTTGAAAGAAGGAGTATATTCTTTAGACAGACAAATTAGCGACTCTGGAGAAACTTACCTTGTTAGTGCCTATTGACTATGATCGGGAAACTTATTAAATTACTTTCAACAAAAGTGTACTGCCCTTTTCTTAATACTTTCTGAACTAAATTGAGTGGTTTCTGTATGCGGATTATGTTTTTAAAATTGTTAAGCAATAGTAAAATATTACTATCATAAAACGAATATCAGAGGTTTTTTTCAGCTTAATAAAAGGAGACCGTTATGAAGTTACTGTCATTTGTTCTGGTGATAACACTTTATTCCCTGCCGGGCTATTCCCAATGGGATAAGGTGGGACCTTTCGGAGGATATATTCAGGATTTAGTGACTGACAATCAGGGACGGGTACTTGCCTCAACGCCTTTTGGAGGAATCTTCAGAACCTCTGACGGCGGAAAAAACTGGGAACAAGTTTTCGGCGACTATCTAAATACTGATGTACGTTCGCTCGCGGTTAATCCGGACGGCGATATTTTCGCCGGCACAGATGCTTCCGGTTTATATCGTTCTACTGATGATGGAATAACCTGGGAATTACCTACTAATATTTTTTCTTCATCAACGCTGATTGATATTTATATTCAAACGGATGGTGATTTATACGTCGCATCATTTGACGGCATATTTAAATCCACCGATAATGGAAAGACATTTTCAAATGCAGCCAATGGAATTCCCACGAACGACATCTTTACGCTGGGAGAGTTTGGTGGTTATCTTTTTGCCGGTACTTATTTCGAGGGAATCTACCGTTCTTCAGATGAAGGTCTGAGCTGGGAACCGGCAAATAACGGATTAATTTTACCGGACTAATAGTAACTTCATTCGGTTACTTAACCAGTACAGATAAATCTGTATCCTCCGGTTATGCAGTTGCGGGAGATAAATTATATCGCACATACGATTCCGGGGATATTTGGGAATCGCTTCCTGCATCACAATTAAATTTCACTGATATACATGTAAAATCTGCAGATGTTGTGCTTGCTTCATCATATAACGGAACGATTATTCGTTCGGATGATGGCGGGAATAATTTTATAGATGTTTTTTCTACAGACGCACCTATTTCTACCCTAACAGAAGATGGTGAAGGCAATACGTTTGCAGGGACCTATGGTCCTGGCACTTATGTTTCACAAAACACTCTCGACTGGGTTCTTGAAGTAAATGTTATGACAAACACTTTTACAACATCTTTCGGAAGCAAAACGGAAGGAAGCGTAGTAAATATCTACACATCTGGCAGACATGGAATACTCGGGAAAACTTCAGACTTCGGTCAAACCTGGCAAGATATTTCGGGAGACCTGCCGTATGGATGGAACAATTTAATAGATGCAAACCCGGTTGACGGGAATCTCTACGTTTCGACAACCAATGGTGGGTTCCGTTCAATTGATGAGGGTCTTCATTGGGAAAATATTGGAATAGCGTTTACAAGCATTGCATTTAATTCTACAGGCGACACATTTCTTGGTAATGGTGCTTATGTTTATAAAGCTGACTTCGGCTCACTAACATTCGATGCACATTATGTTGCCCCAATAAATTATATAAACGAAATTGTGGTTGATGATAATGATGATATTTACCTTTCCACAACAGAGCCCATTTCGGGAATCGGGTTCGGGGTTTATTATTCCAATGATGGTGCTGAAACTTTTAATCCGATAAACACAGGTTTAACAGACCTAAACGTTGTTGCTCTCAAAAATGTAGATATATCCGGATTTGAAATTTTTGATTGTGTAAAAATGCTAGTGGCAGTTGCTCAATCGGGCAGTTACTATGTGAAGGATAATAACAACGTATGGAGCGAATTTTCAGTTGGTCTCGGATTGGGATATGTTTTTACAGACATTGCCAGTCTGAACACCGGCACAAATTTGTTAATAGATGTTGTAAGTGAAACCGGCTTTCACAGGTTAGATAATAACAATTGCAGCTTCTCCTTTAACAGTGCTCTTTTTAATATTGAATTAACAACAGCCTTTTATTGGCTGCAAATTAGTGGTTCAGGAACAGGTTACTATGGTACGAATGGCAGCGGGGTTGTTAAGCAGGCACTTGTAACATCTATTGAAAATCAAGTAACTGAGCTGCCACAACAATTCAGATTGGAACAGAACTATCCCAATCCATTTAATCCGGAAACAGTAATTAATTACGAGTTGCCGGTAAATGGAAAAGTTATATTAAAGGTCTATGATCTTCTTGGTAGAGAAGTAGCTGAATTAGTGAATGAAGAAAAATCACCAGGTAGATATGCCATAAAATTTTCCGCCAGCAGCAGAGGAAGTAATCTTTCGAGCGGAGTTTATTATTATCAATTGAGAGCCGGAACGTTTATTGGTACAAAGAAGTTTGTGATACTCAAATAAATATTTTAAGAGCATCTCTAAAAGCCTTAATTTGCGTTCTTCAAGAATCTGGTTTGGCGGCATATACTCGTATTCCGTTGCTTAAAAACTAGTTATTAGTGGAACACTTAAATCTGATGAAAAATGTGAATTGGAAAATAATATAAATCCAATTTAGGCTATTCATCCAAATAAGGTAAATTAAATGCAGTATAGAATTAATAACTACGATGTTACATCAATTATATGCAATTATTCTTAACAATTTAACAAATGGAGAAACAGTTATGAAAACCATAACGATGCTGTTACTAATTAATATATGTGCAGCTTTTATTCTTTAAAAATCGATGCAAAAACATATAAGGAAGGAATTATGCAGATTGCCGATTCCTTAGAAGTATGGTCTAAATATGATTTCGTTCCCGGTGATAAAATAATTTTTCTTGATAATCTTGAATATGAAAAGCATGGTGAATTTCCTTCTAAATGGGATCTCGTATATGGAAATGTAGAGAATGCAAAGCTCGGTGAAAACAATGTAATTGCCTTCATGAAAAATAAATCTGAAATTTCACCGTTAATGAAAACTGCAGAGTATCTGCCGGAAGTTTTTACAATAGAATTTGATATCTATTATCATAACAAAGGAAACGAAGCATATTATCTCAATCTTAAAAATCTAAATGTTATAGACATTAGAGCAAGCAAAGTTTCGCTCGGCAAATTTGAAGGTGTGCCGGATATAAGTTCATCTGGTGAAGGATGGCATCATATCGCTTTATCATTTAATAAAAGAGCATTAAAAGTTTATTTTGATCAGACGAGAGTTTTAAACATTCCTAATTTAGAAAAGAAACCGACCTCATTTACTATCTCAGCCCTTAGCCACGGCGTCGCTAAAGGGATTCCTTCAATGATAAAAAATATAAGAGTTGCGGAGGGGGGTGTCGAACTGTATGATAAGCTGATTACTGATGGGCGAATTGTTACGAGAGGAATTCATTTTGATGTTGGCAAGGCAACTATAAAACCCGAATCAATGGGAGTAATAAATGAAATTGTCATGCTGATGAAAGAACACCCGGAAATAAATTTTAACATTGAAGGACATACAGATAGCGATGGTGATGACATTTTTAATCAAACACTATCCGAGAACAGGGCGAAAGCAGTTAAAGATGTTTTGGTTAGTCTTGGAATTGATTCAGCAAGGCTTAACACAAAGGGATATGGCGAAAGCATACCTCTTAATAATAATTTAACCCCCGAAGATAAAGCAAACAACCGGAGGGTTGAGTTTGTTAAAATTTAATCGGTTACTTTTATAACATTAAACAGAGGTACAATTTGAACATATATCTTACAGAATTGTGATGAATAGTCAGTCTAAAATCTTAAAGAGCATTATGTATAAATCTACTGCATACTGCTTTGCATTTTTTGTTGACATATCTATAATTAGATCAGTTATTTTATCTCAGCGATAGTATCACTCTGAAATAAACCAATAAGGAGCAAACATGAAAAAAATAATAGTACTTTTAGCAGCATTTATATTTGCTATAAATACTTTCGGGCAGGTGGTTGAAGAATGGGTTAGCCGTTTCAATGGAGTAAGTAATGCAGTAGATGAGCCAACGGCCATGGCTGTTGATGACTCAGGGAACGTGTACATAACAGGGAGATCAACAGGTGTGGGTTCAATTGTCAATCCATGGGATATAGTTACAATTAAATATGATTCAAATGGTGTGGAAATATGGACTGCGACTTTCGGTAATGACAATAACCAAGAAGAGGCAAATGATATTAAAGTTGACAATGAGGGGAATGTTTATATAACAGGTTACAGTGTTAATGATCAACTAAATACAGATCTTCTAACAATCAAATATGATTCAAATGGTGATACTGTTTGGGTAAGAAAAAATAAGGGCCCTGCAAATGAAGGTGGTGTTGCAACAGCTATTGCAATTGATACAATTTCAGGAAGAGTATTTGTCACGGGTTCAAGTGGATTTAATAATGACTATACAACTATTGCTTATGAACCGAATGGTGCACAGTTATGGGTCTCAAGTTATGACGGACCAGGAAACAGTATTGATATTGCTTATGCAATTGTTTATCACTCAGGTGCAGTATTAGTCACAGGAAGCAGCAGAACAACAACAATGTCTCAAAGCGACGATTATCTTACAATCAAATTATCTGCGGCAACCGGTGATACCATTTGGACAAGAAGATACGATGGTTCTGGATTTTGATGAACCACAATCAATCGCCATTGACCAGGCAGGTAATGTCTACATAACAGGTTTTGGTAGCAGCAGCCCGTTTACAACTGATAGAGATTATTTAACAATAAAATATAGCACAGACGGTGATGAATTATGGGTTGCAAATTACAACAACGGAAGTACTGATGAAGCGAGTTCAGTTGCTGTTGATAACTCCGGTAATGTTTATGTAACAGGGGTAAGTGGTGGATTTGGGAATGATTATGCAACAATAAAATATAATTTATCCGGAGTGGAGCAGTGGGTAAAACGATACCATGGCGGCGTACCCTTTAGCTCTAATTTCGATGCGGCAAGTGCATTAACTGTTGATGAAAATTCAAATGTCTATGTTACAGGTTCGAGTGTGGTGGGATTAAGCACCAACGATGCTGATTTTTTTACAATTAAATATAGTAGTGATGGCGACTCATTGTGGACTGCAAGATACAATGGACCCGGTAATGGGGGTGATGGAGGGATAGATATTGTATCGGATAATTTTGGGAATATATATGTAATTGGAACTAGTATAGGTATTGGAACTGCATCGGATTATACTCTAATAAAATATAAGCAAACTCCTGTCAGCGGGCTTGATGCTAAAACCGGAAACATTCTGATAGGGTATAATCTATCAAACAATTATCCAAATCCGTTTAATCCAACAACAAAAATAAAATACACAATTCCTTCAAACGTCAAAAGTCAAACGTCAAATGTGAGTTTGAAAGTTTATGATATACTTGGAAATAAAGTTGCTGAGCTTGTGAACGAAAACAAACCTGCAGGTGAATATGAAATTTTATTTGATGCATCCGAATTGCCAAGCGGGATATATCTCTACCAGTTGCGAGCTGGAGATTTTGTCGTATCGAAAAAAATGACGTTAATCAAATAGCTTAACTTTAATAAAATTCATCTTTAACATTTAATAATATAATAAAAATATATTGTGAGGATGCAGAATGAAAACCAAATCAATTTCATTATTTTTTATTTTTCTTTTGAGTTTACCAAGTTCTCTCCTTTGGAGCCAGAATTTTCAGCTGGAATGAGAATTCCCAGATAGGCTTAGATACGTGGGCAATATAGATGGCGATGGTATCGGGAAATTTGCGTTTGAAGATGAGGACAGCCTGAGAACAACTTTTTTATGACGGCAAATCTCATAATATAAAATGGACTATTGATGGTCGGGATTTTCAATCTGAGTTGTACTATGCTGAAAGGGCCAGCGCTGTACCTAAATAGTCCTCCCTTAAAAAGCGGAATAAGTTGTTAAAGTAGAAAAAACAAATAAAAAAAGTGAAAAAGATTTGGTTTAAAACACAAGATTTAAATAATTTAGATTAAAAACCTTGCAAATTATTACGATAAAAAAGACAGAAAAGAAATCACAGATCAGTATGTTCTTCTCATTGAAGGATACCTTGGATCAGAAGCATCCGTTATTCATATTGGAAGAAAAAATTAACTGGCAGCAGTTAGAAGATGCTTTCAGTCCTCTTTATTGTTCAGATAATGGACGACCGGCTCTGCCAATACGATTGATGGTGGGGTTATTGATATTAAAACATCTTCGTAATATTTCAGATGAAAGTGTGGCAGTTACTACTTAAGCTGAAAGAAACTTTTCAATTAAATCGATTTAGTCATTATAAAATATAATATCCCCGTGGGATAGCACATCTCTTCGGGAATGATTTATAAATTGCTGAATTGTTTAATTGCTGAATTGCCGGGTTTAATTTTTCATTTTTCATTATTCATTTTTAATTGCCTTCGTGTTTAATATTTTCTTTTACTAAAAGATTATCATTTGCATATCTGCCCTCGATTAAATTTAAAAAAAATAAAATTGCTTAATGAAATTTAAATTGCCCAAACTTTTGGGGTAAATTATCCTAGAACCTCTTTTGATGCTTTAAGCAGATTTAAGTTTGCGTTACCAAATCCTACTGAGCAAAAAAGTATTGGTAATGTATTATTCAAGTTAGAGGATAAAATAATCACTCATAATTGCTATAGAAATCAATTGAGAGATATATTTAGTTCTATGCTTAATCAACTTATGACAGGTCAAATCCGGGTTATAGATATTGAATTCAAAGAAGTTGAGAAAGTACGCTAAAAATAAAGCATTTCTGGCTCATAAATAGCCATAATTTGCTTTGTGGCTCACATATAGCTACATTTGAGCCGCAAATATATTTGTGATTCATAAGTGAGCTAAAAAAAATGAAACCTTATAAACCTGAAAATCTTCCACTGCAGAATTTGGAATGGCAGCATCTGATCAGTTTAATAAGCGAAGCAAACAGGAAGTTAGCCCGCTACGATGGAATTCTGCAGACAATGCCAAATCCGTTATTGCTCCTTTCACCTCTCACAACACAAGAAGCAGTTCTCTCATCGCGTATTGAAGGGACACAAGCTACATTAGAAGAAGTCCTGAAATTTGAAGCTGATCCAAAAGCAGAAACAAAAAAGTATGATGACATTCAGGAAGTGATCAATTACAGAAAGGCAACTGCCGTAACCGTGGAAGAAATGAAAAAAAGACCGATCAGCCTTAACCTGATAAAAAATATGCATTCGGTTTTGCTGCAAAGTGTTAGAGGTGAAAACAAAGCACGCGGTGAATTCAGAAAAATTCAAAACTGGATTGGTAAACCGGGAAGCACAATTGAAGAAGCAAGTTTTGTTCCTCCAGATCCAAATGAGTTGATGAAAGGATTGGATAATTTTGAGAAATATATTCACTATGAGGAAAAAGACAGACTAGTTCAACTTGCAATTATTCACGCTCAGTTTGAAATATTACATCCATTCCTTGACGGCAACGGAAGGATTGGGAGGATTTTAATTCCGCTATTCTTTTTTGAGAAAAAAATACTCAACACACCGATGTTTTATATAAGTGCTTTCTTCGATTCCAACAGGGACGAATATTATGATAAACTAAAAGCTGTAACTGATAATAAGAATTGGGAAGGATGGATAAAGTTTTTCCTGAAAGGTGTTATTCACCAATCGGAGAAAAACATTGATAAAGCAAAATCAATCTTGCAGTTATATAATAAGATGAAAGAAAAAATGATAAGTGTAACGCATTCACAGTATTCAATAAAGGTACTGGACAACTTATTTAATATGCCTGTTTTTTCATCAACTGACTTTATTAAGAATTCAAATATTCCGAAAGCAAGCGCTAAGAGAATTTTAAACCGGCTTGAAGAAGCTGGAACAATTAAGATTCTTACTCAGGGGAGTGGAAGGAAGCCTACACTTTACATTTTCCGTCAACTAATTGAGATAGCTAATGAGTAAATTATTTGCAGAGAGATAGGATAAATGCAATGGGAGCTGTTCGTCAAATGATGGATTATGATTTTTTATGATTGATAAATTGCTGAATTGCTAAATTGTTTAATTGCCGGGTTTAATTTTTAATTTTTCATTATTCATTTTTAATTGCCTTCGTGTTTAATATTTTCTTTTACTAAAAGATTATCTTTTGCATATTTGCCCTCGATTAAATTCAAAAAAAAATAAATAACTGCTTAATGAAATTTAAACCGCCCAAACTTCACAACCAGATAATCGCTGCGCTGATTCTTGGGGCTGTGTTCGGTTCGATATTTAATATTAAAAAGGATGTGCTTGTTATTGAGTACATAAAAGATAAAAAAACCGTCACTGAAAAAATTGAGAGGTGGCAGAATTTTATTTTGGTGAATCCCGCCGAATCGGATTCTCTCTTTTTTGATTCTAAGCAGCAGCTTTTGATTATAAATTCTTTAAGTAAAATTTCAGAATCAAATCAACAATCAGAAGCAATTGTTTCATCCTTTATCGCTGATCAGAAATTAATTCCTTCAAAGCATTTTTATAATATTACTTCTATCAGTAAAGAAACGACGATTCCATCAGACATCAAATGGATTGGTGATATTTTTATCCGTCTCTTAAATATGATAGCTGTTCCGCTTGTGCTGGCTTCGCTTGTTGTGGGTGCAGCAAGTCTTGGAGATATAAAAAAGTTTGCACGAATCGGCGGAAAAACAATTTCACTATATATTTTTACCACCGCCCTTGCAATTTCTATCGGATTGATTTTAGCAAATGTCATTCAACCCGGTACGCGAATGCCTGCTGAGACGAAAACATCTTTGCTTTCTGTTTATGGGCAAGAAGCTCAAAGTAAAATGAATCTTCAAGGGAATTTCAGTTTAATAGATCAGGTTGTTAATCTCGTTCCGAAAAACCCAATTACTGCATTAGCAAACAGTGAAATGATTCAGATAGTTTTCTTTGCTGTTTTTCTCGGTTTGGTTTTAAGTCTGATCAGTAAAGAAAAATCAGAGCCTGTCATAAAATTTTTTGATGGACTCAGTGAATCAATGATCAAAATGGTTGACATCATTATGCTGATTGCACCGCTTGGAGTTTTCGCTTTAATCTCTGCAACAATCAGCGAGTTTGGTTTTGATATACTGCAAACTTTATTCTGGTATGCTGTAACTGTTTTGCTTGGATTGTTAATTCAGACATTCGGTGTTTATGCTTTGTTCATAAAGTTTTTCAGCAAGTTTAACGTGAGTACATTTTTTAAGGGGATCAGAAGAGTTCAAACGATTGGGTTCAGCACTAGTTCATCTGCGGCAACTTTGCCTGTAAACATTGAGTGCTGCCATGAAAATTTGGGGATATCCAAATCAATAACAAGTTTCGTTTTGCCTCTTGGTGCTACAATTAATATGGACGGCACTGCTCTTTATCAGGGGGTGGCGGCAGTATTTATTGCACAGGTTTTTGGAATTGATCTGAGTTTAACTCAACAGCTCGCTATTGTATTTACCGCAACACTTGCATCAATCGGAACCGCACCTGTGCCGGGAGTAGGAATTATTATGTTAATCATTATTTTAAAGGCAGTTGGAATTCCAGAAGAAGGAATTGCTTTGATAATTGGAATTGACAGAATACTTGATATGTGCCGCACGGTAACTAATGTAACTGGCGATGCGATGGTGGCAGCAGTAATTGCTACTTCGGAAAAAGAAGAAATAAAGGTTGATTTGAGTGAAGCTTAAAAATTTAGGATGGTTGATTGGACGTTTTAGCAGATAACTTATCCCAAACCTTCTCCACGTAAGCGGGATCTTCGACTTACAGAGAGAGGGACTTTAAATATGAAATTAGAATTGATCTTTTAAATCCAAATAAAGGAGTTAGTTGATGAGTGAAAATAACAATCGAGAGCAATGGGGTAGCAGGATAGGTCTTATTTTAGCTGTTGCAGGAAATGCTATCGGGCTGGGAAATTTTTTACGGTTTCCGGTTCAAGCGGCACAAAACGGCGGCGGCGCTTTTATGATTCCATATTTTATTTTCTTTTTGATACTCGGAATTCCATTAATGTGGATTGAGTGGGGAATAGGAAGACACGGCGGAAGGTTTAATCATGGCAGCGCTCCCGGAATGTTTGATGTTCTCTGGAAAAATAAAGCTGCAAAATATTTTGGTGCTGTTGGTTTGTTCATCTCACTTGTCATAATGATTTATTATACTTATATCGAATCGTGGACGCTTGGTTTCAGTTTCTTCTCAATCACAAAATTATACTTTGATGAAACAAGTTTCGATACAATGAAAAACTTTTTGTACAGTTATCAAGGCAGGGAGGCGGGGACACATTTCGATTCTC from the Ignavibacteriales bacterium genome contains:
- a CDS encoding SBBP repeat-containing protein, with protein sequence MVLDFDEPQSIAIDQAGNVYITGFGSSSPFTTDRDYLTIKYSTDGDELWVANYNNGSTDEASSVAVDNSGNVYVTGVSGGFGNDYATIKYNLSGVEQWVKRYHGGVPFSSNFDAASALTVDENSNVYVTGSSVVGLSTNDADFFTIKYSSDGDSLWTARYNGPGNGGDGGIDIVSDNFGNIYVIGTSIGIGTASDYTLIKYKQTPVSGLDAKTGNILIGYNLSNNYPNPFNPTTKIKYTIPSNVKSQTSNVSLKVYDILGNKVAELVNENKPAGEYEILFDASELPSGIYLYQLRAGDFVVSKKMTLIK
- a CDS encoding Fic family protein — protein: MKPYKPENLPLQNLEWQHLISLISEANRKLARYDGILQTMPNPLLLLSPLTTQEAVLSSRIEGTQATLEEVLKFEADPKAETKKYDDIQEVINYRKATAVTVEEMKKRPISLNLIKNMHSVLLQSVRGENKARGEFRKIQNWIGKPGSTIEEASFVPPDPNELMKGLDNFEKYIHYEEKDRLVQLAIIHAQFEILHPFLDGNGRIGRILIPLFFFEKKILNTPMFYISAFFDSNRDEYYDKLKAVTDNKNWEGWIKFFLKGVIHQSEKNIDKAKSILQLYNKMKEKMISVTHSQYSIKVLDNLFNMPVFSSTDFIKNSNIPKASAKRILNRLEEAGTIKILTQGSGRKPTLYIFRQLIEIANE
- a CDS encoding OmpA family protein codes for the protein MQIADSLEVWSKYDFVPGDKIIFLDNLEYEKHGEFPSKWDLVYGNVENAKLGENNVIAFMKNKSEISPLMKTAEYLPEVFTIEFDIYYHNKGNEAYYLNLKNLNVIDIRASKVSLGKFEGVPDISSSGEGWHHIALSFNKRALKVYFDQTRVLNIPNLEKKPTSFTISALSHGVAKGIPSMIKNIRVAEGGVELYDKLITDGRIVTRGIHFDVGKATIKPESMGVINEIVMLMKEHPEINFNIEGHTDSDGDDIFNQTLSENRAKAVKDVLVSLGIDSARLNTKGYGESIPLNNNLTPEDKANNRRVEFVKI
- a CDS encoding restriction endonuclease subunit S — translated: MAQTFGVNYPRTSFDALSRFKFALPNPTEQKSIGNVLFKLEDKIITHNCYRNQLRDIFSSMLNQLMTGQIRVIDIEFKEVEKVR
- a CDS encoding SBBP repeat-containing protein yields the protein MKKIIVLLAAFIFAINTFGQVVEEWVSRFNGVSNAVDEPTAMAVDDSGNVYITGRSTGVGSIVNPWDIVTIKYDSNGVEIWTATFGNDNNQEEANDIKVDNEGNVYITGYSVNDQLNTDLLTIKYDSNGDTVWVRKNKGPANEGGVATAIAIDTISGRVFVTGSSGFNNDYTTIAYEPNGAQLWVSSYDGPGNSIDIAYAIVYHSGAVLVTGSSRTTTMSQSDDYLTIKLSAATGDTIWTRRYDGSGF
- a CDS encoding ImmA/IrrE family metallo-endopeptidase, with amino-acid sequence MKIVRFSDDAGLNDDPVKAANHFRKKWELDEIKELPNNDAALEGLIEKVEDLSIAVFQLPLTKDNLRGFSIIDEEIPIIVIKRGGDPATAKIFTLFHEVGHLLLNEAGICDVGFGNQQKIEKWCNAFASEILVPKK
- a CDS encoding DUF4411 family protein; this encodes MSTDLFNQNIYVIDTSSLINLQEKFDYNNPVFKAIWEEIEELILIDNLLTIDFVEKEIIDDYLGKKDFLIKWMKRFKRRRKFVKKSDESVINEAIPIINSEFNTGFFKKEKIEKGKDEADPYLIAFCKLNGYILISDEKKFVSNKIPEVAKKNGVRCINLYEFFEERGLKMVRKNSS
- a CDS encoding T9SS type A sorting domain-containing protein, with product MTNTFTTSFGSKTEGSVVNIYTSGRHGILGKTSDFGQTWQDISGDLPYGWNNLIDANPVDGNLYVSTTNGGFRSIDEGLHWENIGIAFTSIAFNSTGDTFLGNGAYVYKADFGSLTFDAHYVAPINYINEIVVDDNDDIYLSTTEPISGIGFGVYYSNDGAETFNPINTGLTDLNVVALKNVDISGFEIFDCVKMLVAVAQSGSYYVKDNNNVWSEFSVGLGLGYVFTDIASLNTGTNLLIDVVSETGFHRLDNNNCSFSFNSALFNIELTTAFYWLQISGSGTGYYGTNGSGVVKQALVTSIENQVTELPQQFRLEQNYPNPFNPETVINYELPVNGKVILKVYDLLGREVAELVNEEKSPGRYAIKFSASSRGSNLSSGVYYYQLRAGTFIGTKKFVILK
- a CDS encoding helix-turn-helix transcriptional regulator, yielding MAQYINVVPEVLKSIRLSIGMDLAKISKKTKIPLDDLKSFESTTGKKPSLSELSLLAKAYNKPLAALLLYKPIKKPLQKDRKNC